The DNA segment agaatttttttctcatattttgtgaaaaattatcttttaagtGATATATGAAATTTTCTCATTAAAAACTCAAGTAATAATTTTGCAGAAAACCACTGGTAGGTTGTTGCCGGATCATTGTTTTTAACAAGATTTTCCGGTTTTAAGGTGTAACCGGACCGGATAGTGTCAAGGTCACGGATAGACCGGTCCAATCGGATGGTCGGTCCGTTTCAGTAGATTAGTAGACTTCACAATGAAGTTCACGATTAGTAGACTTTTTAAGAAGATAGCTCTGTTCGTTTTAAAGACGCCGCCAGTAGCCGCAGCGGCCAACAATTACTTTACGAAAGAAGAAAATTCATAGTTTTAAAGACACAGCTAGTCCCAAGCTTGATAATCGGAGGCAGGAAATCGGAGTTGCCGCAGTCGCTGATTTTCTCAGCGTTCACTTTACCGGTTTTATTTGCCGCGGCGTTGAATAAGTAACTCCGACTTTGTCTTGACTGTGATGTGCTCGCCCTAACCGTTGAGATAATTTAGAGCCGCTGCCGCTTGTCGCAGCGTTGATAAAACGAACAGGGCTGATGTCTTCTTGATTcgaccaaaaaagaagaagatgtcttCTTGACTTTTGATGTGTGATCtgaaagtttgatttttttgtgcGTTAAAAAAAAGCTAATCTGATTCAGACCCAGTCTGCGTTTCCATCTTAATACTCTGAGAATCCGGCAAAGCCCATTTCGACTTTACGAACAGATTTGATCCCTGAGTGTCATAATATGATGACGATCAGAGAGTTACGGTTGGAAGAGTCAGTTGGTGGTACTTGTCTGCTTCTTTCGCTTCCAGAAGATGTGTTTGCTGTTACCTCTGGTTTTCTATCTCCAAGCGACATTTGCAACTTAAGCTTATGCTGCAAAAGCCTCTGCGACCTTGTGGATCATTCAGAGAAGATATGGCGTGTGCAGTGCGAAGTCGTAAAGGTTCTTCCTTTATCCGAAATAGTCCAATGGCGAACAGGGATCTCTTCTTACAAGGCTCTCTGTCGGTTTCTCGTAGAGGTGATCAAGCCTCTTGTTGGAGTTTGGGTTCACCAGAACCCTGAACTTGGGAATGTTGTTTACGTGATGTCTGGTTTCTTGTCTGTCGTTGGTTGTCGGATCATTCCGCAAGAAGTTGGTTCTTTGGGGATTCAAGAAGGGAGGCTTCTGTGGTCGCCTGTGTTTGAGATTGTCTCTGATTTCGATGGCTCCACCAAGTTCTTCCTCCATGGAAGAGGCAGAGAAGGAAGTTGCGTGTACCCTGGTTTAGTTACAGGCATCATCGACAAGACTTGCAATGTGCTCTCACTCGAGGTTGAGCCGAGTCAAGAGAAGAAGAGTGGGGTTCCATTTCAGAAGCTCGATGATAGCGATAGAAGAAACTTAATTGAATCAGTGACAAGCCATGTAGGTCTTCTACATGAATCTGAACCATTAAGTATAAAGTTGTTTCCCACaaggagagaagatgaagaagggaTGTTGTTGGAACGTAGAACCATGCTCCTTAAAATGCACAAGTTTGGTAAGAACTGGAAGCACATGAACCTGGAGGAGGATGGGTTGTGTTACAATCCTACGCAGGTTGACATAAACGAGATGGGTGCTTCTCCATGTGTGAATCTCTCGAGCTTTCTTAGCGCTGGTGACACATTTGGCCTTAGTCTCAAAGCTTCCTACACTGAGATGTCTTCTTACAAAGGGTGGCCACGAATGGACCTAGACCGCTTT comes from the Brassica oleracea var. oleracea cultivar TO1000 unplaced genomic scaffold, BOL UnpScaffold00578, whole genome shotgun sequence genome and includes:
- the LOC106319698 gene encoding putative F-box protein At5g39480, translated to MMTIRELRLEESVGGTCLLLSLPEDVFAVTSGFLSPSDICNLSLCCKSLCDLVDHSEKIWRVQCEVVKVLPLSEIVQWRTGISSYKALCRFLVEVIKPLVGVWVHQNPELGNVVYVMSGFLSVVGCRIIPQEVGSLGIQEGRLLWSPVFEIVSDFDGSTKFFLHGRGREGSCVYPGLVTGIIDKTCNVLSLEVEPSQEKKSGVPFQKLDDSDRRNLIESVTSHVGLLHESEPLSIKLFPTRREDEEGMLLERRTMLLKMHKFGKNWKHMNLEEDGLCYNPTQVDINEMGASPCVNLSSFLSAGDTFGLSLKASYTEMSSYKGWPRMDLDRFCLHKLPIKSPGDDQEYAGLWGGTFGWPAGRCSEDETGNAFYLLMLSYEESKKNNGKRLVGTRILEGTDYVEHPNGTAMFVVDTDDTPSLEPFPFDADGRDFERSYKGKGISNGYGFRYPGSKPGSLYVISGDHLAFVWNGTKYVFTLKRLDLDQIMKKGLGLWVPPLPPVENFTYMETSYTNVFTKS